A genomic window from Corynebacterium fournieri includes:
- the gatA gene encoding Asp-tRNA(Asn)/Glu-tRNA(Gln) amidotransferase subunit GatA — MTQYTIPAEGIVAKPAHELAAMIQSGEVTSREVTQAFLDRIAEVDGELGAFLHVGADEALAAADKVDEQVKNGEEPASALAGVPLALKDLLVTTDAPTTAASKMLEGYMSPYDATVVSKLHAAGIPILGKTNLDEFAMGSSTENSAYKQTKNPHDLKRVPGGSGGGTAAALASGEAPLGIGTDTGGSIRQPASLTGTVGVKPTYGGVSRYGVIACASSLDQVGPCANNVLDTALLHEIIGGHDEFDATSVDRDVPACAEAAREGAKGDLSDVKIGRVKQFERPGTQEGVKEAVDAAYAQLERQGAEIVEVDCPSFEDVMGAYYLIQTSEVSSNLARFDGMRYGQRVGDDGTHSAEEVMAATRGAGFGAEVKRRIILGTYALSVGYYDAYYLQAQRVRTLVAQDFAKAFEACDVIAAPSTPTTAFKLGDKVDDPLAMYNFDLFTLPLNLAGLPGMSVPAGEASDTNLPVGLQLIAPAFEDARLYRVGAAFEAGR, encoded by the coding sequence ATGACGCAGTACACGATTCCGGCCGAAGGTATCGTCGCAAAGCCAGCGCACGAGCTCGCAGCAATGATCCAGTCCGGTGAGGTCACCTCCCGCGAAGTCACGCAAGCCTTCCTCGACCGCATCGCTGAGGTCGACGGGGAGCTCGGCGCCTTCCTGCACGTCGGTGCCGACGAGGCGCTGGCGGCCGCGGACAAGGTGGACGAGCAGGTCAAGAACGGTGAAGAGCCGGCCTCCGCGCTCGCGGGCGTGCCGCTGGCGCTGAAGGACCTGCTGGTCACCACCGACGCGCCGACCACCGCGGCGTCGAAGATGCTCGAGGGCTACATGAGCCCCTACGACGCCACCGTGGTGTCCAAGCTGCACGCGGCCGGCATCCCGATTCTGGGCAAGACCAACCTGGACGAGTTCGCCATGGGGTCTTCGACGGAAAATTCGGCGTACAAGCAGACGAAGAACCCGCACGACCTCAAGCGCGTGCCGGGTGGCTCCGGCGGCGGCACTGCGGCGGCGCTCGCATCCGGCGAAGCCCCGCTGGGCATCGGCACCGACACGGGCGGCTCCATCCGCCAGCCGGCGTCGCTGACCGGCACCGTGGGCGTGAAGCCGACCTACGGTGGGGTGTCCCGCTACGGCGTGATCGCGTGCGCGTCTTCCCTGGACCAGGTCGGCCCGTGCGCGAACAACGTGCTCGATACCGCGCTGTTGCACGAGATCATCGGCGGCCACGACGAGTTCGACGCCACCTCCGTGGACCGCGATGTGCCGGCGTGCGCCGAAGCCGCACGCGAAGGCGCGAAGGGCGACCTCAGCGACGTGAAGATCGGTCGCGTGAAGCAGTTCGAGCGCCCCGGCACGCAGGAGGGCGTGAAGGAAGCCGTCGACGCCGCCTACGCGCAGCTGGAGCGCCAAGGTGCGGAGATCGTCGAGGTGGATTGCCCCAGCTTCGAAGACGTCATGGGCGCCTACTACCTCATCCAGACCTCCGAGGTGAGCTCGAACCTCGCGCGCTTCGACGGCATGCGCTACGGACAGCGCGTCGGTGATGACGGCACGCACTCCGCCGAGGAAGTCATGGCCGCCACCCGCGGCGCGGGCTTCGGCGCCGAGGTCAAGCGCCGCATCATCCTGGGCACCTACGCACTGTCCGTGGGCTACTACGACGCGTACTACCTGCAGGCGCAGCGCGTGCGCACCTTGGTGGCGCAGGACTTTGCCAAGGCGTTCGAGGCGTGCGACGTCATCGCAGCGCCGTCCACCCCGACCACCGCCTTCAAGCTCGGCGATAAGGTGGACGACCCGCTGGCGATGTACAACTTCGACCTGTTCACCCTGCCGCTGAACCTGGCTGGCCTGCCCGGCATGTCGGTTCCGGCGGGCGAGGCATCCGACACCAACCTGCCGGTGGGCCTGCAGCTGATCGCCCCCGCGTTTGAGGACGCGCGTCTGTACCGCGTGGGTGCCGCTTTTGAAGCCGGCCGTTAA
- the gatB gene encoding Asp-tRNA(Asn)/Glu-tRNA(Gln) amidotransferase subunit GatB, with product MTAYDLMEYDEVLEKYDPVMGLEVHVELATETKMFSTSSAHFGAEPNTNIDPVSLGLPGALPVVNAKGVEWAIKIGLALNCKIAESSRFARKNYFYPDQPKNYQISQYDEPIAYDGYLDVVLEDGTEWRVEIERAHMEEDTGKLTHLGSASGRITGATASLVDCNRAGIPLIEIVTKPIIGAGERAPEVAKAYVGALRELVKALGVSDARMDQGSMRCDANVSLRPVGQEKFGTRTETKNINSLKSVEQAVRFEMQRQAAVLDDGGEVVQETRHYQEKDGTTSKGRPKEEASDYRYFNDPDLPPVIAKPEWVEEIRATLPELPWVRRARIQEEWQLPEKEFRDLVNAGALDLIVDTVEAGATPDEARAWWVSYINGKANEAGKDLDAIGVTPADVARVVELVKEGKLTTKLGRQAIDGVIAGEGNVDEVVAARGLEVVRDDGAIEKAVDEALAANPDIVEKYRAGNKKVTGAIVGAVMKATQGKADPGQVNQLIAKKLAE from the coding sequence ATGACTGCGTACGACCTGATGGAATACGACGAGGTACTGGAAAAGTACGACCCGGTAATGGGCCTTGAGGTGCACGTCGAGCTCGCCACCGAGACGAAGATGTTCTCCACCTCCTCCGCCCACTTCGGCGCAGAGCCGAACACGAACATCGACCCGGTTTCCCTCGGCCTGCCGGGTGCGCTGCCGGTGGTCAACGCCAAGGGCGTGGAGTGGGCCATCAAGATCGGGCTTGCGCTCAACTGCAAGATCGCCGAGAGCTCCCGCTTCGCGCGCAAGAACTACTTCTACCCGGACCAGCCGAAGAACTACCAGATTTCCCAGTACGACGAGCCGATCGCCTACGACGGCTACCTCGACGTCGTGCTCGAAGACGGCACCGAGTGGCGCGTGGAAATCGAGCGCGCGCACATGGAGGAAGACACCGGCAAGCTCACCCACCTCGGTTCCGCCTCCGGCCGCATCACCGGCGCGACCGCGTCGCTGGTGGACTGCAACCGCGCGGGCATTCCGCTGATCGAGATCGTGACCAAGCCGATCATCGGCGCCGGCGAGCGCGCCCCCGAGGTGGCAAAGGCCTACGTCGGCGCGCTGCGTGAGCTGGTCAAGGCCCTCGGCGTCTCCGACGCGCGCATGGACCAGGGCAGCATGCGTTGCGACGCGAACGTGTCCCTGCGCCCGGTCGGCCAGGAAAAGTTCGGCACCCGCACCGAGACGAAGAACATCAACTCGCTGAAGTCCGTCGAGCAGGCCGTGCGCTTTGAGATGCAGCGCCAAGCCGCCGTTTTGGACGACGGCGGGGAAGTGGTCCAGGAAACCCGCCACTACCAGGAAAAGGACGGCACAACCTCCAAGGGCCGCCCGAAGGAAGAGGCGTCTGACTACCGCTACTTCAACGACCCGGACCTGCCGCCGGTGATTGCGAAGCCGGAATGGGTCGAGGAGATCCGCGCGACCCTGCCGGAGCTGCCCTGGGTGCGCCGCGCCCGCATCCAGGAGGAGTGGCAGCTGCCGGAGAAGGAGTTCCGCGACCTTGTCAACGCCGGTGCTCTCGACCTGATCGTGGACACCGTCGAGGCCGGCGCCACTCCGGACGAGGCGCGCGCCTGGTGGGTCTCCTACATCAACGGCAAGGCCAACGAGGCGGGCAAGGACCTCGACGCGATCGGCGTCACCCCGGCGGACGTCGCCCGCGTGGTCGAGCTGGTCAAGGAAGGCAAGCTGACCACCAAGCTGGGCCGCCAGGCCATCGACGGCGTCATCGCCGGCGAAGGCAACGTCGACGAGGTTGTCGCCGCCCGCGGCCTGGAGGTCGTGCGCGACGACGGGGCCATCGAGAAGGCTGTGGACGAGGCACTGGCCGCCAACCCGGACATCGTGGAGAAGTACCGCGCGGGTAACAAGAAGGTCACCGGCGCCATCGTCGGTGCCGTGATGAAGGCGACGCAGGGCAAGGCTGACCCGGGCCAGGTCAACCAGCTCATCGCGAAGAAGCTCGCGGAGTAG
- a CDS encoding cytochrome P450, translated as MDRTEIQQTTLAGAEPRAVGDALLRDEARLARDGEEIVVTSNVLAREVAEKPEQFSSGVSRFLQLPNGLDGEKHTEMRALIDRYLSTEEVGQLDPMFRKIARDLVGNALTAGEVDAVMDLGAQYAVRAMTAWLGWPSGLNDTLVEWVADNNAATRSGELERTAAVAERFDAIIRSVVEPLRDNPDGSVTSRLVHDDSLGRRLEFEEIVSVLRNWTAGDLSSMAYCIGVVLDALIEHPELQDRLAGGVAQREFTAIADEVLRADSPFVSNRRVTTCPVSLGGHDLPEGQRVRIHWTAANRDPDVFADVDGFKPDAHADDNLVWGAGPHACPGKALSIVELQAFFEELLAAATVSRAGEGEREIHPVGGWASLPVRLTARG; from the coding sequence ATGGATCGCACTGAAATTCAGCAGACCACGCTCGCAGGAGCCGAACCGCGCGCCGTTGGAGACGCGTTGCTTCGCGACGAAGCGAGGCTGGCTCGTGACGGTGAAGAGATCGTCGTTACGAGCAACGTTCTCGCCCGCGAGGTGGCGGAAAAGCCGGAACAGTTCTCGTCCGGTGTGTCGCGCTTCTTGCAGCTGCCGAACGGTCTCGACGGTGAGAAGCACACGGAGATGCGCGCGTTGATTGACCGTTACCTCAGTACGGAAGAGGTCGGGCAGCTCGATCCGATGTTCCGGAAGATTGCACGTGACCTAGTGGGCAACGCTCTCACAGCCGGCGAAGTTGACGCGGTGATGGATCTTGGGGCGCAGTACGCGGTTCGGGCGATGACCGCGTGGCTCGGATGGCCAAGCGGGCTCAACGACACCCTTGTGGAATGGGTGGCGGACAACAACGCGGCCACCCGTTCCGGTGAGCTCGAGCGCACCGCGGCGGTCGCGGAGCGTTTCGACGCCATCATCCGCTCTGTGGTCGAACCGCTGCGAGACAACCCGGACGGCTCTGTCACCTCGCGGCTCGTCCACGACGACAGCCTCGGACGCCGTCTGGAGTTCGAAGAAATCGTGTCCGTGCTGCGCAACTGGACCGCGGGTGACCTGAGCTCAATGGCGTACTGCATTGGCGTGGTGCTTGACGCCCTCATCGAGCACCCGGAGCTGCAAGACCGTCTCGCTGGCGGCGTGGCGCAGAGGGAGTTCACCGCGATTGCCGACGAGGTTCTCCGCGCCGATTCGCCGTTTGTGAGCAACCGGCGCGTGACCACGTGCCCCGTCTCGCTCGGCGGGCACGATTTGCCGGAAGGGCAGCGCGTGCGCATCCATTGGACCGCAGCGAACCGGGATCCAGATGTGTTCGCAGATGTGGATGGATTCAAGCCGGACGCTCACGCGGACGACAACCTGGTCTGGGGCGCGGGCCCTCACGCGTGTCCCGGCAAGGCCCTGTCGATCGTCGAGCTGCAGGCGTTCTTCGAGGAGCTGCTGGCTGCCGCGACGGTCAGCAGGGCAGGCGAGGGCGAGCGGGAGATCCACCCGGTCGGTGGGTGGGCATCGTTGCCGGTGCGTCTTACCGCCCGCGGGTAA
- a CDS encoding amino acid-binding ACT domain protein: MSYLIRVSLPDVPGSLGQLADAFGLADADINSVDIVETSHDGTVTDDIVVTLPTGVMVDTLITAVASVDGAEVDSIRPFTGRVDRRGQIEMLAKIAEHTGKETETLDELVDVMPSAVTSSWAVVLHVSEDGLTRVAASPAAPEDDGSTPQMPPVEAARILQPDFDDWAPDSWFQLGTALTMTPLHGTDMVLVVGRVGGPDFLASEVREIGDLGCIVGAMLR, encoded by the coding sequence ATGTCGTACCTCATCCGCGTTTCCCTTCCGGACGTCCCGGGCAGCCTCGGACAGCTCGCCGACGCTTTCGGCTTGGCAGACGCCGACATCAATTCCGTCGACATCGTCGAGACGTCTCACGACGGCACGGTCACCGACGACATCGTGGTCACCCTTCCCACCGGCGTCATGGTGGACACCCTGATCACCGCCGTCGCCTCCGTCGACGGCGCCGAGGTGGACTCCATCCGCCCGTTCACCGGCCGTGTGGACCGTCGCGGACAGATTGAAATGCTGGCAAAGATCGCCGAGCACACCGGCAAGGAGACCGAAACCCTCGACGAGCTAGTCGACGTCATGCCGAGCGCCGTGACCTCCTCTTGGGCCGTGGTCCTGCACGTCTCTGAGGACGGGCTCACCCGTGTCGCCGCCTCCCCCGCCGCGCCGGAAGACGACGGATCAACCCCGCAGATGCCGCCCGTCGAGGCCGCACGCATCCTCCAGCCGGACTTCGACGATTGGGCTCCCGATTCGTGGTTCCAGCTCGGCACCGCGCTGACCATGACGCCGCTGCACGGCACCGACATGGTGCTGGTGGTCGGCCGCGTGGGCGGGCCGGACTTCCTGGCCTCCGAGGTGCGCGAGATCGGCGACCTCGGCTGCATCGTCGGCGCGATGCTGCGTTAG
- a CDS encoding mismatch-specific DNA-glycosylase: protein MRDRVPDPCRLLVVGINPGRLTEEVDAPFAYPGNRFWPALEAAGITPYRVHANEGLSDKDAAMLAELGIGFTNLVNRMTPRASELTKAELVKGGEVVRDVVAKHEPKAVMFAGVGAYRDAYRRPKATRGLQPETFAGVPVWVVGNPSGLNAHETLASLAESYREVWEATGS, encoded by the coding sequence ATGAGAGATAGAGTTCCGGATCCTTGCCGCCTGCTCGTCGTCGGCATCAACCCCGGCCGCCTGACCGAGGAAGTCGACGCGCCGTTCGCCTACCCCGGCAACCGCTTCTGGCCCGCGCTCGAGGCTGCCGGCATCACGCCGTACCGCGTCCACGCCAACGAGGGGCTGTCCGACAAGGATGCCGCCATGCTTGCCGAGCTCGGCATCGGATTTACCAACCTGGTGAACCGCATGACGCCGCGCGCCTCCGAACTGACCAAGGCGGAGTTGGTCAAGGGAGGTGAGGTGGTGCGGGACGTCGTCGCAAAGCATGAGCCAAAGGCCGTGATGTTCGCGGGAGTTGGGGCCTATCGCGATGCCTATCGACGACCAAAGGCCACCCGCGGCCTCCAACCCGAAACGTTCGCCGGGGTGCCGGTGTGGGTGGTGGGCAACCCCAGCGGGCTCAACGCCCACGAGACGCTGGCGTCCCTCGCGGAGAGCTACCGCGAGGTGTGGGAAGCGACCGGCTCCTGA
- the gatC gene encoding Asp-tRNA(Asn)/Glu-tRNA(Gln) amidotransferase subunit GatC: protein MAEISRDEVSRIARLARIALKDEELDDIAQQLDTIVDAVSKVQSVDTEGVTPMSHPHSIDAGMREDVEKKTLTQAEALDQAPAVEEDRFVVPQILGEGD from the coding sequence GTGGCTGAGATTTCACGCGACGAGGTGTCGCGCATCGCACGCTTGGCGCGCATTGCGCTCAAAGACGAGGAGCTGGACGACATTGCCCAGCAGCTGGACACGATCGTGGACGCGGTCTCGAAGGTGCAAAGCGTGGACACCGAGGGCGTGACCCCGATGAGCCACCCGCACTCCATCGACGCAGGCATGCGCGAGGACGTGGAGAAGAAGACGCTGACGCAGGCTGAGGCGCTGGACCAGGCACCGGCGGTGGAGGAAGACCGTTTCGTGGTGCCCCAGATTCTGGGAGAGGGAGACTAA
- a CDS encoding ArsR/SmtB family transcription factor: MQSVEARLTDLEARVVALEQASQPPTTTSDSGGEGTVSFGGDVSLPTGAYSYEWIRPATWITDQPWGDAMERIAALAHPVRGAILRHLLAAPASVTELVEIELVSSTGTAYHHLKELQAAGWVRKQGGVFEIPPARVIPLMAIVIAGEDH, translated from the coding sequence ATGCAATCCGTTGAAGCACGCCTCACTGACCTCGAAGCACGCGTCGTCGCACTTGAACAGGCATCCCAGCCACCAACCACCACCTCAGACAGCGGTGGAGAAGGCACGGTGTCTTTCGGGGGCGATGTCTCTTTGCCAACCGGCGCCTACTCGTACGAGTGGATTCGCCCAGCAACCTGGATTACGGATCAACCGTGGGGCGATGCCATGGAGCGCATCGCCGCACTCGCGCACCCGGTACGCGGGGCCATTCTGCGCCACCTTTTAGCCGCACCGGCAAGTGTGACGGAGCTGGTCGAAATTGAGCTGGTCTCCTCCACCGGCACCGCGTACCACCACCTGAAAGAACTGCAGGCCGCCGGCTGGGTGCGCAAGCAGGGCGGGGTGTTCGAGATCCCCCCGGCCCGCGTCATTCCGCTCATGGCGATCGTGATCGCCGGGGAGGACCACTGA
- a CDS encoding PrsW family glutamic-type intramembrane protease yields MRTNVVLQALGGLAIFACAARYIFALTQVLWTPVFGAVAAAFVLIAVAALWLLLRRHPGRPEASWWLPVGVIAGVGVSGVVPRVNSAYLTATQQLPDAVTYLFSSIPEETAKLLAALLVISAFAPVRRPVEAAVVGMAVGAGFTVGETLSNSAVAAVLDLHSEYRDGVVAMLALVVLGPFAHAVYTGVAAWGLGVFLCRTDQPLGWRLSRLAGWFVLAAALHGAFNGSRELPGTFGIVAMLAVSVLLWVLLIWLYRRSCRIGRQEPVASHTSR; encoded by the coding sequence ATGCGAACGAACGTCGTACTCCAAGCCCTCGGCGGACTCGCTATTTTTGCGTGTGCGGCACGCTACATCTTCGCGCTCACCCAAGTGCTATGGACGCCCGTGTTCGGTGCAGTGGCGGCCGCGTTCGTCCTCATCGCCGTGGCGGCGCTGTGGCTCCTGTTGCGCCGGCACCCTGGGCGGCCAGAAGCTTCGTGGTGGCTGCCAGTTGGCGTGATCGCCGGAGTGGGCGTGAGCGGCGTAGTCCCACGCGTCAACTCCGCCTACCTCACCGCGACGCAGCAGCTGCCCGACGCTGTGACGTACCTGTTTTCTTCGATTCCTGAGGAGACCGCCAAGTTGCTGGCTGCGTTGCTCGTCATCTCCGCCTTCGCACCGGTGCGCCGACCCGTCGAGGCGGCTGTGGTCGGCATGGCGGTCGGAGCAGGCTTCACGGTCGGCGAGACGCTGAGTAATTCCGCAGTCGCGGCGGTGCTTGATCTGCACTCGGAGTACCGCGACGGTGTGGTTGCCATGCTTGCGTTGGTTGTTTTGGGACCATTTGCTCACGCGGTCTATACCGGGGTGGCTGCGTGGGGCCTCGGTGTATTCCTGTGTCGCACCGACCAGCCCCTCGGCTGGCGTCTCTCCCGGCTCGCGGGCTGGTTTGTGCTGGCCGCCGCGCTCCACGGTGCCTTCAACGGCTCCCGTGAGCTTCCCGGCACTTTCGGAATTGTGGCTATGTTGGCAGTCTCTGTCCTGCTCTGGGTGCTGCTCATCTGGCTCTATCGCCGCTCCTGCCGCATCGGCCGTCAGGAGCCGGTCGCTTCCCACACCTCGCGGTAG
- a CDS encoding MFS transporter: protein MAAGYFLVLIDQGFMPVITPLLPFEVSGAVWLTSIYLLCTVAPMPATGKLGDAFGQRRIFLIGLAVYVAALVFAGASWSFGSLMVARGLQGLGAAVFLPQAFGLIPRVFAHDKQGRAFAVWGVIGSVASLIGPVAGGAVAQQFGWRAAFLSQALLGAVALIAGFAALPRLPRSGERVTLLSALLSFGGLGLLVYGIQFGRWPAILFGAVLLGILVLSARNGTDDGFLPVDLLADRSFALGALGVAAMGFTVASMFIPLMYWLQTVAGASPTASGAITAPMSVFALVLTPVAGYLTDRRDPGKLCAAGFAVSAAGLALAIALIHSGAGVWWFTAVTSLLGIGGAFVWAPNAAVTMRGIAEHETGAASGLYNTARQVGSVLGVALVGMVLASGEVASTAGWALALPLVAMAVGAVSSLGLRG from the coding sequence TTGGCTGCGGGGTATTTTCTTGTGCTGATCGACCAGGGCTTCATGCCCGTGATCACCCCGCTTCTGCCCTTCGAGGTCTCCGGCGCGGTGTGGTTGACTAGCATTTACCTGCTGTGCACGGTCGCACCGATGCCGGCCACAGGCAAGCTTGGCGACGCCTTCGGCCAACGCCGCATCTTCCTCATCGGCTTGGCCGTCTACGTGGCGGCGCTGGTGTTCGCTGGGGCGTCGTGGTCGTTCGGTTCACTGATGGTTGCGCGCGGGCTGCAAGGTCTGGGCGCGGCGGTGTTCCTGCCGCAGGCGTTCGGGCTGATCCCGCGCGTGTTCGCCCACGACAAGCAAGGCCGTGCTTTCGCCGTGTGGGGCGTGATCGGTTCTGTCGCCTCGCTGATCGGGCCTGTGGCCGGTGGGGCAGTGGCTCAGCAATTCGGCTGGCGCGCCGCATTTTTGTCCCAGGCCTTGCTCGGCGCAGTCGCCCTCATCGCCGGATTTGCCGCCCTGCCGCGTCTGCCGCGCAGCGGCGAGCGGGTGACTCTGCTGTCGGCGCTGCTGTCCTTCGGCGGGCTGGGGCTGCTCGTCTACGGCATTCAGTTCGGCCGGTGGCCCGCCATCCTGTTCGGAGCGGTCTTGCTCGGCATTTTGGTGCTGTCGGCCCGCAACGGCACTGACGACGGCTTTTTGCCCGTGGACCTGTTGGCGGACCGCTCGTTCGCCCTCGGAGCGCTCGGGGTGGCGGCGATGGGGTTCACCGTCGCGTCCATGTTCATCCCGCTGATGTACTGGCTGCAAACCGTGGCTGGCGCCTCGCCGACGGCATCCGGGGCCATCACCGCGCCGATGTCCGTGTTCGCGCTCGTGCTCACCCCGGTGGCGGGATACCTGACCGACCGGCGCGACCCGGGCAAGCTCTGCGCGGCCGGGTTTGCTGTTTCCGCTGCCGGGCTGGCGCTCGCCATCGCGCTCATCCACTCCGGTGCCGGGGTGTGGTGGTTTACGGCGGTGACATCACTGCTGGGTATCGGCGGGGCGTTTGTGTGGGCACCCAACGCGGCAGTGACTATGCGCGGGATCGCCGAGCATGAGACGGGGGCGGCCTCCGGGCTCTACAACACGGCGCGCCAGGTGGGCAGCGTGCTCGGTGTCGCGCTGGTGGGCATGGTGCTCGCCTCCGGCGAGGTCGCTTCCACCGCAGGTTGGGCGCTGGCCCTGCCGCTGGTGGCCATGGCTGTCGGGGCAGTGTCGTCGCTGGGGCTTCGCGGGTAG
- a CDS encoding ATP-dependent 6-phosphofructokinase gives MRLATLTSGGDCPGLNAVIRGIVRTANTEYGSTVVGYRDGWVGLMEDRRVDLYDDAYMDSLLLRGGTVLGTGRLHPDKFKAGLDQIKANLDDAGVDALIAIGGEGTLKGAKWLSDNGVPVVGVPKTIDNDVAATDYTFGFDTAVSVATDAIDRLHTTAESHNRILIVEVMGRHVGWIALHAGMAGGAHYTVIPEEPFDIAEICKAMERRFQMGEKYGIIVVAEGATPKEGTMDAGLGKEDEFGHITFNGMGQIIGDEVKKRLGYDVRTTVLGHTQRGGTPTAYDRVLATRYGVHATRAAHEGNFGSCVALHGEDIELVALEDAVAHLKTVPEHRYATARAMFT, from the coding sequence ATGCGACTTGCCACCTTGACCTCCGGCGGCGACTGCCCCGGCCTCAACGCTGTTATCCGCGGCATCGTCCGTACCGCCAACACGGAATACGGCTCCACCGTCGTGGGCTACCGCGACGGTTGGGTGGGCCTGATGGAAGACCGCCGCGTCGACCTGTACGACGACGCCTACATGGACTCCCTGCTCCTGCGCGGTGGCACTGTGCTTGGCACCGGCCGCCTGCACCCGGACAAGTTCAAGGCGGGGCTGGACCAGATTAAGGCCAACTTGGACGATGCCGGTGTGGACGCGCTTATCGCCATCGGCGGCGAAGGCACGCTCAAGGGCGCGAAGTGGCTCTCCGACAACGGCGTTCCTGTCGTGGGCGTGCCCAAGACCATCGACAACGACGTCGCCGCGACCGACTACACCTTCGGCTTCGACACGGCTGTCTCGGTCGCCACCGACGCGATCGACCGGCTGCACACCACTGCAGAGTCCCACAACCGCATCCTCATCGTGGAGGTGATGGGACGCCACGTGGGATGGATTGCCTTGCACGCAGGCATGGCCGGCGGCGCGCACTATACCGTGATCCCCGAGGAACCCTTTGACATCGCGGAGATCTGCAAGGCCATGGAGCGCCGCTTCCAGATGGGGGAGAAGTACGGCATCATCGTCGTCGCCGAGGGCGCAACACCCAAGGAAGGCACGATGGATGCCGGGCTGGGCAAAGAAGACGAGTTCGGCCACATCACCTTTAACGGCATGGGCCAGATCATCGGCGACGAGGTGAAAAAGCGCCTCGGCTACGACGTGCGCACCACCGTGCTCGGCCACACCCAGCGCGGTGGCACGCCGACCGCCTACGACCGCGTGCTGGCCACCCGCTACGGTGTGCACGCTACCCGCGCGGCGCACGAGGGCAACTTCGGCAGCTGTGTTGCCCTGCACGGCGAGGACATCGAACTGGTCGCCCTCGAGGACGCGGTTGCGCACCTGAAGACGGTGCCGGAACACCGCTACGCCACCGCGCGCGCGATGTTTACATAG
- a CDS encoding serine hydrolase domain-containing protein — MRAPAIAAGGIAAAIAAALMLSTGPRDISVASEHTGDAEISAALEYLAEDGHHNLAAFTFEDGEARFGGLGADEHTEFEIGSITKTFNAELVRQFIDAGELSLDTQVQELIDVPSVPVADVTIEELLNHTSGLAATEGLSLADMFAANIRDGGNPYRRDTPQDILDAAGAAELNNRGQEQYSNYGHALLGQLLAKHAGVPYHELLRTRIFEPAGMTSTYVALPGTVDDAPPGLAANGHPAGPWDMDGWAPAGAIRSTAADMAKYVAWVSSHGVPDYGWASLEENGEEITFHNGGTGGFRTMLVWDPEDDSHAAFVAGDTEAWVDALGIDLLKETR; from the coding sequence ATGCGCGCACCCGCCATTGCCGCCGGCGGAATCGCCGCCGCCATCGCCGCCGCGTTGATGCTCTCCACTGGACCCCGCGACATTTCCGTGGCCTCCGAGCACACCGGCGATGCTGAGATATCCGCTGCCCTCGAGTACCTCGCAGAGGACGGTCACCACAACCTCGCCGCGTTTACCTTCGAGGATGGCGAGGCACGTTTCGGCGGTCTCGGCGCTGACGAACACACCGAATTCGAGATCGGCTCGATCACCAAAACCTTCAACGCAGAGCTGGTCCGCCAGTTCATCGACGCCGGCGAGCTCAGCCTGGACACTCAGGTGCAGGAGCTTATCGACGTCCCCTCCGTCCCCGTTGCCGATGTGACCATCGAGGAGCTGCTCAACCACACCTCCGGGCTCGCCGCCACCGAAGGCCTCAGCCTCGCGGACATGTTCGCGGCGAACATCCGAGACGGCGGCAACCCCTACCGGCGCGACACTCCGCAGGACATTCTCGACGCCGCCGGTGCCGCCGAGCTGAACAACCGCGGCCAGGAACAGTACTCCAACTACGGCCACGCGCTGCTCGGCCAACTGCTTGCCAAGCATGCCGGCGTGCCCTACCACGAGCTGCTACGCACCCGCATCTTCGAGCCCGCCGGCATGACCTCGACCTATGTGGCACTGCCCGGCACCGTCGACGACGCACCACCAGGCCTGGCCGCCAATGGACACCCCGCCGGCCCGTGGGATATGGACGGCTGGGCCCCGGCCGGCGCGATCCGCTCCACCGCGGCCGACATGGCGAAATACGTGGCATGGGTTTCTTCACACGGCGTTCCCGACTATGGGTGGGCCAGCCTCGAGGAAAACGGCGAAGAGATCACGTTCCACAACGGCGGCACCGGCGGTTTCAGGACCATGCTGGTCTGGGACCCCGAAGATGACAGCCACGCCGCGTTCGTCGCGGGCGACACCGAAGCCTGGGTGGACGCGCTCGGCATCGATCTGTTGAAGGAGACCCGATGA